CCGACCACGGCGCGTCGGCTGTCCAGCAGGGTCCCGTCCATGTCGAACAGGAAGGCGTAGGGGACCGGCACTCAGCCACGCTCCCTCAGCAGCCGGGCCACCTCGCCCGGTTCGGCGTGACGTCCGGTCGCCCGCTTGGAGTAGATCAGGTCGCCGTCGGCGACGACCTCGAAGACGCCGCCGCTGGAGGGGATCAGCTCGGCC
This sequence is a window from bacterium. Protein-coding genes within it:
- a CDS encoding Rdx family protein is translated as MKKLSIEYCRSUSYDPIAAGLAAELLREFGIAAELIPSSGGVFEVVADGDLIYSKRATGRHAEPGEVARLLRERG